Proteins from one Ciconia boyciana chromosome 26, ASM3463844v1, whole genome shotgun sequence genomic window:
- the NCSTN gene encoding nicastrin, translating into MAAGRAWGSRGMEAAAGSCRAPLPAWWGLLRGLLLAVLAAGSCQGNSVERKIYIPLNKTAPCVRLLNATHQIGCQSSISGDTGVIHVVEKEEDLKWVLADGPHPPYMILLDGNLFNRRVMLQLKGTSRVSGLAVAIAKPSPPQGFSPGLKCPNDGFGVYSKDYGPQFAHCNKTVWNPVGSGISYEDFDFPIFLLEDANETQVIKQCYQDHNVPRDASGPQYPLCAMQLFSHMHAVTSTVTCMRRSSLQSTFSINPEVVCDPLLDYNVWSTLQPINSSGKVNPEKEVIIVATRIDSHSFFWNIAPGAESAVSSFVTHLAAAEALHKMSDVHLLQRNIMFTFFQGETFDYIGSSRMVYDMEKDKFPLRLDNIHSFVELNQVALRNDSILWMHTDPVSRMNESVEVQVRNLLDILSNSSVGANVTLQEAGYSQPLPPSSFQRFLRARHIPGVVLTDHKTAFQNRYYQSMYDTPENIRMQYPEGLSPEETLEYVTDTAKSLAEVATVVARALYRLAGGANNTSAIQADPKTVSRMLYGFLIKMNNSWFQSIIKPDIKGILGDVPQHYVAVSSPVNTTYLVQYVLANLTGTVVNLTKEECLNPEKTPSSEKEMYEYAWVQGSLDPNSTSRVPYCVRSTVHLSKALSPAFELRQWGSTEYSTWTESRWKEIRARIFLVASKELEIITLVVGIVILIFSLLATYFINAKADVLFSVPRDPGAVAY; encoded by the exons ATGGCGGCGGGGAGAGCCTGGGGCAGCCGGGGGATGGAGGCCGCTGCGGGGAGCTgccgggccccgctcccggcctGGTGGGGGCTGCTCCGGGGGCTGCTTCTCGCCGTGCTGGCAGCGG GCTCCTGCCAGGGGAACTCTGTTGAGAGGAAGATCTACATCCCCCTGAACAAAACGGCACCCTGCGTTCGGCTCCTGAATGCCACCCACCAGATTGGCTGCCAGT CCTCCATCAGCGGAGACACAGGGGTGATCCATGTGGTCGAGAAGGAGGAGGACCTGAAGTGGGTGCTTGCTGATGGCCCACACCCACCCTACATGATACTGCTAGATGGAAACCTCTTCAACAG gaGGGTAatgctgcagctgaagggaACCTCACGAGTGTCAGGCCTTGCTGTGGCCATTGCCAAACCTAGCCCTCCCCAGGGATTCTCTCCTGGTTTGAAGTGCCCCAATGATGGGTTTG gTGTGTATTCCAAAGATTACGGCCCTCAGTTTGCACACTGCAATAAGACTGTGTGGAATCCTGTGGGGAGTGGAATTTCGTATGAGGATTTTGACTTccctatttttctccttgaagaTGCCAATGAGACGCAAGTTATTAAGCAG TGTTATCAAGACCATAATGTCCCTCGTGATGCATCTGGCCCCCAGTACCCTCTCTGTGCCATGCAGCTTTTTTCCCACATGCATGCTGTCACCAGCACGGTTACCTGCATGAGACGCAGCTCCCTCCAAAGCACCTTCAGCATTAATCCAG AGGTTGTATGTGATCCTCTTCTCGATTACAATGTGTGGAGCACCTTGCAACCTATCAATTCCTCTGGAAAAGTCAATCCTGAGAAGGAAGTTATTATTGTCGCTACACGA ATTGACAGCCATTCCTTCTTCTGGAACATTGCACCTGGGGCAGAGAGTGCTGTCTCTTCTTTTGTGACCCActtggctgctgctgaagccCTTCATAAAATGTCAGATGTTCATTTGCTGCAAAGGAATATAATGTTCACCTTCTTCCAAGGG gaGACCTTTGATTACATTGGCAGCTCACGAATGGTGTATGATATGGAAAAAGACAAGTTTCCTCTCCGCTTGGACAACATTCATTCATTTGTGGAGTTAAATCAG GTGGCTCTAAGGAATGACTCAATTCTATGGATGCATACAGACCCTGTCTCTCGGATGAATGAATCTGTGGAAGTGCAG gtTAGAAACTTGCTAGATATTCTGAGTAATAGCAGCGTGGGAGCAAACGTGACTTTGCAAGAAGCTGGATATTCGCAGCCTCTTCCCCCATCTTCCTTCCAGCGCTTCCTTCGGGCCCGGCACATCCCCGGAGTGGTCTTAACTGACCACAAGACTGCCTTCCAGAACAG ATACTACCAGAGCATGTACGACACTCCAGAGAACATCCGGATGCAATACCCCGAGGGCCTTAGCCCTGAGGAGACCTTGGAGTATGTCACAGACACAGCCAAG TCCCTGGCAGAAGTTGCCACAGTGGTCGCCCGTGCTCTCTACCGGCTTGCAGGGGGAGCCAACAACACCTCTGCTATTCAGGCAGATCCAAAAACG GTCTCTCGAATGCTGTATGGGTTTCTGATTAAAATGAACAATTCCTGGTTTCAGTCCATCATTAAGCCAGACATAAAAGGAATTCTGG GTGATGTTCCCCAACATTACGTTGCCGTTTCCAGCCCTGTGAACACTACCTACCTTGTACAGTATGTCCTGGCCAACCTCACGGGCACAGTTGTTAACCTCACCAAGGAAGAGTGCCTGAACCCTGAAAAAACACCCAGCAGTGAGAAAGAG ATGTATGAATATGCCTGGGTGCAGGGTTCCCTGGACCCTAACTCAACATCACGAGTCCCCTACTGTGTTCGGTCAACTGTTCACCTAAGCAAAGCACTCTCTCCCGCCTTTGAGCTGCGGCAATGGGGATCTACGGAGTACTCCACATGGACAGAGAGTCGGTGGAAAGAGATCCGTGCCCGAATATTTCTGGTAGCCAGCAAGGAGCTAGAG ATAATCACTTTGGTTGTGGGCATTGTCATTCTGATCTTCTCTCTCCTCGCCACGTATTTTATCAACGCCAAAGCGGATGTACTTTTTAGCGTCCCGCGGGACCCTGGGGCTGTGGCTTACTGA